The following are from one region of the Methanobacteriales archaeon HGW-Methanobacteriales-1 genome:
- a CDS encoding type II toxin-antitoxin system HicA family toxin, translating into MLNSMPSQKLPILSSRKLIKILKKEGFVEEPIKRGSHRKFVKKEHNHTYVTIVPKTKHIGRDLLNAIIEQSGHTRESFLELL; encoded by the coding sequence ATGTTGAATTCAATGCCTTCTCAGAAACTTCCAATCCTGTCATCGCGTAAATTAATTAAAATCCTCAAAAAAGAGGGGTTTGTAGAAGAACCTATAAAAAGAGGAAGCCACAGAAAATTTGTAAAAAAGGAGCATAATCATACTTACGTAACAATTGTACCTAAAACAAAACATATAGGTAGAGATCTTTTAAATGCAATTATAGAACAATCCGGACATACTAGAGAATCTTTTTTGGAATTATTATAA